From Acidobacteriota bacterium:
CGTGGCCGTCATCGGCGTGGCCGGCGGGCTGGGGCTGTCGCTGGCTCTCAACGTCCCGGCCTCGGCGGCCATCGTCATCCTCTGCTTCCTGGCTTTCGTCCTCCTCTTCGCTCTGAAGAAGGGGAGAGGCGCGCCGCCCGCCGCCGGATAGGGCCGGCCGCGGTCAGTCCTTTTTTGGCCCGGCTAGCGCCCTGGACACGATCTCCCTGACGGCCTTCCCTTCCTTGTCGAGGGCCTTCTTGAAGCCGGCGGCCTTCCGCCGCGTCCCATCCGCGAACCGCGGGTCCTTGATCCCCTGGAGGTTGATGAGGACGTTGTAATAAGCCCCGTCGCCGGCGGCTTGAGCGGTCAGGCCCGCGACGCCGGCGTCGCTGATCGAATTCCTGTTCCCCCCGGCCGCGGCCGTCCGGGCCAGCCGGGCCGCCTCGACGGCCTTTTCAAGCACTTCGAGGGGCACGAGCGTGGCTTCCTTGTTGGCCGCTTCGACGGCCCGGTCCTTCTCCTGAGCCTGCTCCGGGGTCGTCTTGGGCAGCCGGAAGGCCTCCATGACCTTGTTGAAGGCCCTGGTGTCCCGGTCGACCGCCTCCAGAAGCGAATCCTTGAGGGCCTGGGCCTTGACCGCCGCCTCGGCCAGGCCGGCGCTGACGTCCTCATAGCCCCTCTTGCCGACCGTCAGGTTGGCGACCATGGCCGACAGGCCCGCGGACAGGGCCCCGCACAGGGCCGCGACGCTCCCTCCGCCCGGGGCCGGGGAATCCATCGACAGCTCGTCGGCGAAGCCGCGCAGGGTCATGCCAACGAGGGCCGGGCCCGGTTCGCCGACCTGGAATTCGATGATCTTCTTCTCCGGCTCGAAGGGCACGACGTCGCTCAGGCCGAGCGACCGGACGGCCATGCGGACGAGCTCCGCGTCCGGAACGCCCGGGCTCTTGCCCTGCTTCTCGAAGTAATAGCGGCCGGCCATCAACAGGGCTTCCTTGGGAATGAGCCCGACCAGCTCGCTGCCGGTCACGCGCAGGCCCAGCTTGGCGGCCAGGCGCGAAGCCTCCTCGAAGACGACGTGGATCGGCGTGACCTTGTAGTTGGTGAAGTTGACCGAGACCTGGGCCAGGCCGTAGTCCTCGACGTACCAGCCGACCGACTTGACCTCCTTGAACTTGCCCGGGACCTTGACCGTATTGCCCCTGGCGTCCTTGACGATATTGCCCTCTTTGTCGCGCCTGGCCCGGCCGCTCTCGCGGAGGCTCAGGGCGATCTCGTGGGCCAGCTTGCGGTCGCGGGTGTTGAGGTTGAAGTTGTAGGCGATGAGGAATTCTCGGGCGCCGACGACGGTCGCCCCCGACTTGGGGTTGAAAACGGCCGGGCCGAAGTCCGGGGCCCAGCGCGGGTCCTTGAGCTTCTCGGGCAGGCCTTCGTACTCGCCGGCCCGGACCGTGGCCAGGTTCCGCCGTTCGGGCTTGCGGGCCGCCGCCTCGTAGAGATAGACGGGGATGCCCAGCTCGTCGGCGATCCTCCGGCCGACCTCGGCGGCCAGGCGGACGCAGTCCTCCATGGTCACGCCCGAGACGGGCACGAAGGGGCAGACGTCGGTGGCGCCCAGGCGCGGATGCGCACCGGAGTGACCGCGCATGTCGATGACCTCGGCGGCCTTGGCCACGGCCCGGAAGGCGGCCTCGGCGACGGCCTGGGGCGGACCGATGAAGGTCACGACCGTCCTGTTGGTGGAAGCGCCCGGGTCGACGTCGAGCAGCTTCACTCCGGGCACGGCCTCGATCTCCAGGGTGATGGAACGGATCTTCTCCTGGTCCCGGCCCTCGCTGAAGTTGGGGACGCATTCGACGAGCTTCATCGGACTTCTCCTTTGCGCAGGGTGTGCTTGAACTGGCCGGCGGCGTCGTAGACCTCGATCGCGTCGAGATCGCCGAGGTAGGCTCCTATCCATTCGGGACGGCCGACGATGACCACGACGGGCCTGGCCGCCAGGTACTTGCGGGCGGCGAGCCGCACCAGCTCGGTATCCACGCGCTTGATCTCCTCCGGTCCGCGGTCCCACTGGCCCTGGCCGAGGCCGAGCGCGATATAGCGGGCCAGCCATTCGGCGAAGCCGCCGGGCGACTCGAGCCGCAGGGGCAGGCTCCCGACAAGGTAGGACTTGGCCTCCTCGATCTCGGAGGGGACGGCCGGCCCGGTGGCCAGGTCGCTGATCTCCCCGAGGATCTCGCGGACGGCCGGGCCGAGGGATTCCGGGTGGACCCGGGCCCGGGCCCAATAGACCCCGCAGGACGCGAACACCTCCATTTCGCTGAAGGCATAGGTGGCGTAGCCCTTATCCTCGCGCAGGTTCTGGAACAGGCGGTTCATGGTCGTCCCGCCCAGGACCTGCTTGAGGACGAGGACCGGGTAGAAGTCCGGATTGGAGGAGCCCATGACGATGTTGCCGGCGAAGACCGTGGCGGCGTCGAGGTCCGGATCCTCGACATAGCAGATCCGGTCCCGTGTGTTCTGGGGCGGCGGAGGCGGCGGCATCCATTCCGGCGAGGGGCCGGACCAGGCGCCGAAGTGGCTGCCGATCTTCTGGGCCATGGCCGCGCCCTCGATCGGGCCGGAGACGATGATGGCCGAGTTGCCCGGCCGGTAAAAGCGGTTATAGAAGGCCTCGACGTCGCGGGTGGTGATGAACTTGATCGCCTTCTCGCTGTAGGCCGCCGCGTGGTAGGGATGGTTCTCGAAGAGGACGCTCAGGAGCTGGATCCAGCCCAGGACCTCGGGGTCCTTTTTCCGTCCCTGCATCTCCCAGAAGGCCGAGCGGCGGACCCCGGCCAGCTCGCGCTCGCTGAACGACGCCTCGAGGGTGATCAGGCGGAGGATGTAGACGGCCCGGTCGAGAGATTCTTCCAGCACGGTCATC
This genomic window contains:
- the ftcD gene encoding glutamate formimidoyltransferase codes for the protein MKLVECVPNFSEGRDQEKIRSITLEIEAVPGVKLLDVDPGASTNRTVVTFIGPPQAVAEAAFRAVAKAAEVIDMRGHSGAHPRLGATDVCPFVPVSGVTMEDCVRLAAEVGRRIADELGIPVYLYEAAARKPERRNLATVRAGEYEGLPEKLKDPRWAPDFGPAVFNPKSGATVVGAREFLIAYNFNLNTRDRKLAHEIALSLRESGRARRDKEGNIVKDARGNTVKVPGKFKEVKSVGWYVEDYGLAQVSVNFTNYKVTPIHVVFEEASRLAAKLGLRVTGSELVGLIPKEALLMAGRYYFEKQGKSPGVPDAELVRMAVRSLGLSDVVPFEPEKKIIEFQVGEPGPALVGMTLRGFADELSMDSPAPGGGSVAALCGALSAGLSAMVANLTVGKRGYEDVSAGLAEAAVKAQALKDSLLEAVDRDTRAFNKVMEAFRLPKTTPEQAQEKDRAVEAANKEATLVPLEVLEKAVEAARLARTAAAGGNRNSISDAGVAGLTAQAAGDGAYYNVLINLQGIKDPRFADGTRRKAAGFKKALDKEGKAVREIVSRALAGPKKD
- a CDS encoding pitrilysin family protein, which translates into the protein MRTATVPRRRLGPAAVVLIAAAAAALGPARPAGAQERFRRTPPLPDAQPLELRLPQVETFVLANGLTVAAARRPETHLVTLQMVIRAGVVDSPAGRPGVADATARMIGKGTKMLSSEYIENMIESIGADFSATVFMDYTVLTMTVLEESLDRAVYILRLITLEASFSERELAGVRRSAFWEMQGRKKDPEVLGWIQLLSVLFENHPYHAAAYSEKAIKFITTRDVEAFYNRFYRPGNSAIIVSGPIEGAAMAQKIGSHFGAWSGPSPEWMPPPPPPQNTRDRICYVEDPDLDAATVFAGNIVMGSSNPDFYPVLVLKQVLGGTTMNRLFQNLREDKGYATYAFSEMEVFASCGVYWARARVHPESLGPAVREILGEISDLATGPAVPSEIEEAKSYLVGSLPLRLESPGGFAEWLARYIALGLGQGQWDRGPEEIKRVDTELVRLAARKYLAARPVVVIVGRPEWIGAYLGDLDAIEVYDAAGQFKHTLRKGEVR